In Devosia sp. XK-2, one DNA window encodes the following:
- a CDS encoding multidrug effflux MFS transporter, with product MRRPRLSTLVLLSALAILPINFFLPSLPGMAAQFDVDYATMGLSLAVYAGASACLQLVLGPLSDRFGRRPVILWALVIFIAATVGCALAPDAWTFLACRMVQAVIAPTYAVSLAVIRDTTSRDEAAGQFGYLAMAWAIAPMLGPTVGGLLDQVLGWRAGFCVLALFGAAVLALCWIDLRETNSAPSDTMAEQYRAYPELLGSKRFWAYCLCSAFSVGAFYAFLAGAPLAASAFDLSPAILGLYMGSITGGFMAGSFLAGRFAGRLPMTTILLAGRVLACAGLSLGLILYAAGIDHVLALFGPCLFVGVSNGLTQPSASAGAISVHPTHTGSAAGLASAITVAGASIMAAVAGAVLTQENARPGLLFVMLASAVVALAAALLTRQPESTVSRTT from the coding sequence TTGCGCAGACCTCGCCTGTCCACGCTGGTCCTGCTGTCGGCACTCGCCATTCTTCCGATCAATTTTTTCCTTCCATCGCTCCCGGGCATGGCCGCCCAGTTCGATGTGGACTACGCGACTATGGGCCTTTCACTGGCAGTCTATGCGGGGGCGTCGGCATGCCTTCAATTGGTTCTCGGTCCCCTTTCCGACCGCTTCGGCCGCAGGCCGGTAATCCTTTGGGCATTGGTCATTTTCATTGCAGCGACCGTTGGATGCGCCCTGGCGCCTGACGCGTGGACCTTCCTCGCCTGCCGAATGGTCCAGGCCGTGATCGCGCCAACATATGCGGTGTCGCTCGCCGTGATCCGCGACACGACCAGCAGGGACGAGGCAGCGGGCCAGTTCGGCTATCTGGCCATGGCCTGGGCCATAGCGCCCATGCTCGGCCCGACGGTTGGCGGACTCCTCGATCAGGTGCTGGGTTGGAGAGCTGGCTTCTGCGTTCTGGCGCTCTTTGGTGCCGCGGTTCTGGCCCTATGCTGGATCGACCTGCGCGAAACGAACAGCGCCCCCTCGGACACGATGGCAGAACAATATCGGGCCTATCCCGAGCTCCTTGGCTCGAAGCGCTTCTGGGCCTACTGCCTGTGTAGCGCCTTTTCGGTCGGCGCCTTCTATGCCTTCCTTGCCGGCGCACCGCTGGCCGCTTCAGCCTTCGATCTGTCGCCTGCGATCCTCGGTCTTTACATGGGCTCAATCACAGGTGGCTTCATGGCCGGCAGCTTTCTGGCCGGCCGGTTCGCCGGCAGATTGCCGATGACCACCATATTGCTTGCCGGACGGGTCCTGGCCTGCGCCGGCCTCTCGCTCGGCCTCATCCTATACGCCGCCGGCATCGACCATGTGCTGGCATTGTTCGGGCCCTGCCTGTTCGTTGGCGTGTCGAACGGCCTTACGCAACCGAGCGCCAGCGCTGGGGCGATTTCAGTTCACCCAACACACACGGGAAGCGCAGCCGGACTGGCCAGTGCGATCACCGTCGCCGGCGCCTCCATCATGGCCGCGGTCGCGGGCGCCGTTTTGACGCAGGAAAATGCCCGGCCAGGCTTACTGTTCGTGATGTTGGCCTCTGCGGTTGTTGCCCTGGCTGCGGCCCTGCTAACCCGCCAACCCGAAAGCACTGTGTCCAGAACCACATAA
- the murD gene encoding UDP-N-acetylmuramoyl-L-alanine--D-glutamate ligase, whose product MQFDEPVLLYGAGREALSTRAFLKARQPDLKVFVTVDSGNADIPETEPIDIADLPAAMATRRFGLIVKSPGVSRYKPIFEAARNCAIPVTSNLNLWGASYRHDRTVVAITGTKGKSTTATLTHLMLTRSGIDAGLAGNVGLAPLEIADRHAVVIFELSSYQTADMNFLPDVAALTNLYPEHVDWHGSVERYYADKLHLIDRDGTFAVALGAAARGNALVARAVRDHRRLLPDLTAEQSLVIENAVARSRLRGAHNLDNALLAAQITLGVGGSMDGIVQGIAAFHPLPHRLEEHRFGEMTIVNDSISTTPEATKAALAAYPGRRIALIAGGHEREQDYAELAGLLASRGVRLLATLPVTGFRLAKAAEQRAPDIAVIQCPDLDQAVAALAAQRERFDTLILSPGAPSYNQFKNFEERGSRFVALCRTHFS is encoded by the coding sequence ATGCAGTTTGACGAACCGGTCCTGCTCTATGGCGCAGGACGCGAGGCCCTCTCCACGCGCGCCTTTCTCAAGGCGCGCCAGCCCGACCTCAAGGTCTTTGTCACCGTCGACAGCGGCAATGCGGATATCCCCGAAACCGAACCCATTGATATCGCGGACCTGCCCGCCGCCATGGCCACCCGCCGCTTCGGACTGATCGTCAAAAGCCCCGGCGTGTCGCGCTACAAGCCCATTTTCGAGGCCGCGCGCAATTGCGCCATTCCGGTCACTTCCAATCTCAATCTCTGGGGCGCCAGCTATCGCCACGATCGCACCGTGGTTGCGATCACCGGCACCAAGGGCAAATCGACCACCGCCACGCTGACCCATCTGATGCTGACCCGCTCGGGCATTGATGCAGGCCTGGCGGGCAATGTCGGTCTGGCGCCGCTCGAAATCGCCGATCGCCATGCCGTCGTCATCTTCGAGCTGTCCAGCTACCAGACCGCCGACATGAATTTCCTGCCCGATGTGGCGGCGCTGACCAATCTCTATCCCGAGCATGTCGACTGGCACGGTTCGGTGGAGCGCTATTATGCCGATAAGCTCCACCTGATCGACCGGGACGGCACCTTCGCCGTGGCCTTGGGCGCTGCCGCCAGGGGCAATGCGCTGGTCGCCCGCGCCGTGCGCGACCACCGCCGTCTCCTGCCCGACCTGACGGCGGAGCAGAGCCTCGTCATTGAAAATGCGGTGGCCCGCTCGCGGCTGCGTGGCGCGCACAATCTGGACAATGCGCTTCTGGCCGCCCAGATCACGCTGGGCGTCGGCGGGTCCATGGATGGCATAGTCCAGGGTATCGCCGCCTTTCATCCCCTGCCCCATCGCCTCGAGGAGCATCGCTTCGGCGAGATGACAATCGTCAACGATTCCATCTCGACCACGCCCGAGGCCACCAAGGCGGCCCTGGCCGCCTATCCCGGGCGGCGCATTGCGCTGATCGCCGGTGGCCATGAGCGCGAGCAGGACTATGCCGAGCTGGCCGGCCTGCTGGCATCGCGCGGTGTCCGGCTCCTCGCCACGCTTCCGGTCACCGGCTTCAGGCTGGCCAAGGCCGCCGAACAGCGTGCGCCCGATATCGCCGTCATCCAGTGTCCGGACCTCGACCAGGCCGTGGCCGCCCTGGCCGCACAACGCGAACGGTTCGACACGCTTATCCTCTCGCCCGGCGCCCCTTCCTATAATCAGTTCAAGAATTTCGAAGAACGCGGAAGCCGTTTCGTCGCCCTCTGCCGGACCCATTTCAGCTAG